In one Butyrivibrio proteoclasticus B316 genomic region, the following are encoded:
- a CDS encoding flagellar hook-basal body protein, which translates to MVKGLYTAYTGMINEQRRMDVLTNNLANANTNGYKKEGLTARAFSDQLALKIKDYTDAPNTARGLGIINPGVKIGESYVDWSEGPMKETKNTFDFAIGGRGFFAVEYTNKAVNIERDTAGQMDVMYTRDGCFTMNVNGEITTQDGDYVLDDSGSHIQLDPNLPVEIDTLGNVIQDGAVVAKIGVYDFEATTYPDGRISYDNLLHYGENFFIPAGDDAGAEVVENARVYSGFLEQSNVSVVDEMVNMIATQRNYDTNQRMITTIDDTLQIAANQIGKV; encoded by the coding sequence ATGGTAAAAGGTCTTTATACTGCTTACACCGGTATGATCAATGAACAGCGCAGGATGGATGTGCTTACCAACAATCTTGCTAATGCCAATACTAACGGATACAAAAAAGAAGGATTAACAGCGAGAGCTTTTAGTGATCAGCTCGCGCTGAAAATAAAGGATTATACTGATGCCCCAAACACTGCACGTGGATTGGGCATCATTAATCCTGGTGTAAAAATTGGAGAGAGCTACGTTGACTGGAGCGAAGGCCCAATGAAGGAGACTAAGAATACCTTCGACTTCGCTATTGGTGGACGTGGCTTTTTTGCTGTAGAATACACAAATAAAGCGGTTAACATTGAGAGAGATACGGCCGGGCAAATGGATGTAATGTATACCAGGGACGGATGTTTTACTATGAATGTTAACGGCGAGATCACTACGCAGGACGGGGATTATGTCCTTGACGATAGTGGAAGCCATATCCAGCTTGATCCTAATCTGCCTGTAGAAATAGACACACTTGGAAACGTGATACAGGATGGGGCTGTCGTTGCTAAGATCGGAGTATATGATTTTGAAGCCACGACTTACCCTGATGGGAGGATAAGTTACGACAATCTTCTTCATTACGGCGAGAATTTCTTCATTCCTGCTGGGGATGACGCTGGCGCAGAGGTTGTGGAAAATGCCAGAGTGTATTCAGGATTCCTTGAGCAGTCTAATGTTTCTGTTGTCGACGAAATGGTAAATATGATAGCGACACAGAGAAATTATGATACGAACCAGAGAATGATAACTACCATAGATGATACACTTCAGATTGCTGCAAACCAGATTGGAAAAGTTTGA
- the mreB gene encoding rod shape-determining protein: MQYADIGIDLGTASVLVYIRGKGVVLKEPSVVAYDRDTEEIKAIGEDARLMLGRTPGNIVAVRPLRQGVISNYKITEQMMRYFIKKAIGRRIHRKPFIAVCVPSGATEVEKKAVEDATRLCGARDVKTIEEPIAAAIGAGIDITKPCGNMIVDIGGGTSDIAVISLGGTVVSTSVKVAGDDFDEAIVRYMRKKHNLLIGDRTAEDIKIKIGSAYPRAEDDYMDVRGRNLVTGLPKTVRVSSEETEEALREPTSQIIEAIHSVLENTPPELAADIADRGIVLTGGGALLRGLEDLIYSKTGINTMTAEDPMTAVAIGTGRYVEFIVGYHED, from the coding sequence ATGCAGTACGCAGATATTGGAATTGATTTAGGTACAGCCTCTGTACTTGTTTATATCAGAGGTAAGGGCGTAGTACTTAAGGAGCCATCAGTTGTGGCTTATGACAGAGATACAGAAGAGATCAAGGCCATTGGTGAGGATGCCAGACTTATGCTGGGCCGTACACCTGGCAATATTGTCGCAGTAAGACCACTTAGACAGGGCGTTATTTCCAACTATAAGATTACAGAGCAGATGATGAGATATTTCATCAAGAAGGCTATTGGACGCAGAATCCATCGTAAGCCATTTATTGCAGTTTGTGTTCCAAGTGGTGCTACAGAAGTTGAGAAGAAGGCTGTAGAAGACGCTACAAGACTTTGTGGCGCCAGAGATGTTAAGACTATTGAAGAGCCTATCGCTGCAGCTATCGGAGCAGGAATCGATATTACAAAGCCTTGTGGCAACATGATTGTTGATATAGGTGGCGGTACATCTGATATTGCTGTTATTTCCCTTGGCGGAACAGTTGTAAGCACATCAGTTAAGGTTGCAGGAGACGATTTTGACGAAGCTATTGTTCGTTACATGAGAAAGAAACACAATCTTCTTATAGGTGATCGTACTGCTGAAGATATTAAGATCAAGATTGGATCAGCTTACCCACGTGCTGAGGATGACTATATGGATGTCAGAGGAAGAAACCTTGTAACAGGTCTTCCAAAGACTGTAAGAGTTTCATCTGAGGAAACTGAGGAAGCACTCAGAGAGCCTACATCACAGATTATAGAAGCTATCCACAGTGTTCTTGAGAACACACCACCAGAACTTGCAGCAGATATTGCTGACAGAGGAATTGTTTTAACAGGTGGCGGAGCACTTCTTCGCGGACTTGAGGATCTTATCTATTCTAAGACAGGCATCAACACTATGACCGCAGAGGACCCTATGACAGCAGTAGCTATCGGAACAGGTCGTTATGTGGAGTTTATCGTTGGTTACCACGAGGATTAA
- a CDS encoding ComF family protein: MLQSVSDSFTEVVYGAIRLIYPRHCPVCDGLLPWAEIENGKIIKGRLIHKSCAGKIRYIRGATCMKCGKPLGKSDKENEYCSDCIRVHHVFDRGYSVFDYRSISGSIYKFKYMGRQEYATFYGVAVKRHLRKELLKLGIDAIIPVPMYKDKQRLRGYNQADLLSDAVGRECNIPVYKNVIKRNKNTLPMKKLDARGRRNNLKKAFNIVQNDVKFKCILIIDDIYTTGSTIDEIAHEFRIAGVDRIYFLTLAIGQTT, from the coding sequence ATGCTTCAGAGTGTTAGTGATAGTTTTACGGAAGTAGTGTATGGCGCGATCAGACTTATATATCCCAGACATTGTCCTGTTTGCGATGGCCTTCTTCCGTGGGCAGAAATTGAAAATGGGAAAATAATTAAAGGGCGTCTTATACATAAATCCTGTGCCGGTAAGATCAGATATATCAGAGGGGCAACGTGTATGAAATGCGGCAAACCTCTTGGAAAGTCTGATAAAGAAAATGAATACTGCTCGGATTGTATCAGAGTCCATCATGTTTTTGACAGAGGGTACTCGGTTTTTGATTACAGAAGCATCTCGGGTTCTATTTATAAGTTTAAATATATGGGCAGGCAGGAATATGCTACATTTTACGGGGTAGCTGTTAAAAGGCATCTGAGAAAAGAGCTGTTGAAACTTGGAATAGATGCAATTATTCCGGTGCCGATGTATAAAGATAAACAACGTTTAAGAGGATATAACCAGGCAGACTTACTATCTGATGCTGTTGGAAGAGAATGCAATATTCCAGTTTATAAAAATGTTATAAAAAGGAATAAAAATACGCTTCCAATGAAGAAATTAGACGCTCGCGGGCGTCGCAATAATTTGAAAAAGGCTTTTAATATAGTACAAAATGATGTAAAATTTAAATGCATACTTATTATCGATGACATCTATACAACTGGAAGTACTATTGACGAGATCGCCCATGAGTTTCGGATTGCTGGTGTAGACAGAATTTATTTTCTGACTCTTGCAATCGGGCAAACTACTTAA
- the uvrA gene encoding excinuclease ABC subunit UvrA, whose protein sequence is MTKKNTTTKRILPSDIHDYIRVRGANEHNLKNVSVKIPRETLTVFTGLSGSGKSSLAFDTIFAEGQRRYMESLSSYARMFLGQMDKPNVERIEGLSPTISIDQKSTNKNPRSTVGTVTEIYDHFRLLYARIGIPHCPNCGREIRRQTVDEMCDQIMSLGENTKLQILAPVVRGKKGEHAKTLDRARRAGYVRARIDGSQYEISEEEIKLDKNIKHSIEIIVDRLVIHADNENLRRRLTDSVESALALADGLLLVDVIDGQELSFSQNFACPDCGVSIPEIEPRSFSFNNPFGACPDCFGLGYKMEFDEDLMIPDKKLSLNDGCIVVMGWQSANKEGSFTNATLKALAKAYKFSMDTPYEDLPEKVRHMLIYGADKTVSVHYEGSRGVGDYPILFDGLIKNVEQRYKETFSETMKAEYEEYMRITPCQLCGGQRLKKESLAVTIDNKNIYEITSMSIGELHDYLENLNLSEQQVVIGAQVLKEIRARVGFLIDVGLNYLSLSRATGTLSGGEAQRIRLATQIGSGLCGVCYILDEPSIGLHQRDNDKLLNTLKNLRDLGNTLIVVEHDEDTMRAADYIVDVGPGAGSHGGKIVATGTAEEIMQVKESITGQYLSGKLKIEVPDVRRKPTGFIKVIGASENNLKNIDVEIPLGVMTIVTGVSGSGKSSLVNEILYKRLARDLNRARCIPGKHKDIEGLDQVDKVIAIDQSPIGRTPRSNPATYTGVFDMIRDLFAGTPDAKARGYKKGRFSFNVKGGRCEACGGDGIIKIEMHFLPDVYVPCEVCGGKRYNHETLEVKYKGKSIYDVLDMTVEEALGFFENVKTIKRKIQTLYDVGLGYIKLGQPSTELSGGEAQRIKLATELSRVGTGKTVYILDEPTTGLHFADVQKLVKIMHKLVEQGNTVVVIEHNLDVIKTGDYIIDMGPEGGSGGGTVVVKGTPEEVAKCKKSYTGAYIKKMLK, encoded by the coding sequence ATGACCAAAAAAAACACCACGACCAAGAGAATTTTGCCCTCTGACATACATGACTATATCAGGGTTCGCGGTGCCAATGAGCATAATTTGAAAAATGTGAGTGTCAAAATACCAAGAGAGACACTTACAGTATTTACCGGACTTTCCGGATCAGGTAAGTCTTCTCTTGCGTTTGATACCATTTTTGCAGAAGGACAGAGAAGGTACATGGAATCATTGTCCTCCTATGCCAGAATGTTTCTTGGACAGATGGATAAACCAAATGTCGAGAGAATTGAGGGATTATCACCCACTATTTCAATAGATCAGAAATCCACCAACAAGAATCCCCGTTCAACCGTTGGTACCGTTACTGAGATTTATGATCATTTCAGGCTTTTGTATGCGAGAATTGGTATTCCGCATTGCCCTAATTGCGGAAGAGAGATCAGACGCCAGACAGTTGACGAGATGTGCGATCAGATCATGTCGCTTGGAGAGAATACCAAGCTGCAGATCTTGGCACCTGTTGTCAGAGGTAAAAAGGGTGAGCATGCCAAAACTCTGGACAGAGCCAGAAGAGCCGGATATGTAAGGGCGAGGATTGATGGCAGTCAATATGAGATTTCAGAAGAAGAGATCAAGCTTGATAAGAATATTAAGCATTCCATTGAGATTATCGTAGACAGACTTGTCATTCATGCAGATAATGAGAACCTCAGAAGAAGATTAACAGATTCTGTTGAGAGTGCTCTTGCGCTTGCTGATGGTCTTTTGCTGGTAGATGTTATTGACGGGCAGGAACTTAGCTTTAGCCAGAACTTTGCATGTCCTGATTGCGGAGTAAGTATTCCGGAAATTGAGCCCAGAAGCTTTTCTTTTAATAATCCATTTGGAGCATGCCCTGATTGCTTTGGACTTGGATACAAAATGGAGTTTGATGAGGATCTGATGATTCCCGACAAGAAGCTTTCGCTTAATGATGGATGCATAGTGGTTATGGGATGGCAGTCTGCCAATAAAGAGGGAAGCTTTACTAACGCTACACTTAAGGCCTTGGCCAAAGCATATAAATTCAGCATGGATACTCCTTATGAAGATCTTCCTGAGAAGGTACGCCATATGTTGATATATGGAGCTGATAAGACAGTATCTGTTCATTATGAGGGCAGCAGAGGGGTAGGAGATTATCCGATCCTCTTCGACGGTCTTATCAAGAATGTGGAGCAGAGATATAAAGAGACCTTTTCCGAGACTATGAAAGCTGAGTATGAAGAGTATATGAGGATAACTCCCTGTCAGCTTTGCGGTGGTCAGAGACTTAAAAAGGAATCCCTGGCAGTAACTATTGATAACAAGAATATTTATGAGATTACTTCTATGTCCATAGGAGAGCTTCATGATTACCTGGAAAATCTCAACCTTTCTGAACAGCAGGTAGTGATCGGAGCGCAGGTTCTCAAGGAAATAAGGGCAAGAGTTGGATTCCTCATCGATGTTGGACTCAATTACCTGTCTCTTTCAAGAGCGACAGGAACGCTTTCAGGTGGAGAGGCTCAGAGGATAAGGCTCGCAACTCAGATTGGTTCGGGACTCTGCGGGGTATGCTATATTCTTGATGAACCCAGCATCGGACTTCATCAGAGAGATAACGACAAACTCCTCAATACTCTTAAGAATCTGAGAGACTTGGGCAATACGCTTATTGTTGTTGAGCATGATGAAGATACAATGAGAGCTGCGGATTATATTGTTGACGTAGGACCGGGGGCAGGCTCTCACGGAGGCAAGATTGTAGCTACCGGAACTGCAGAAGAAATTATGCAGGTCAAGGAATCAATTACAGGACAGTACCTGTCAGGTAAGCTCAAGATAGAGGTTCCCGATGTCAGGAGAAAGCCAACCGGTTTTATCAAGGTTATAGGAGCAAGTGAGAATAACCTCAAGAATATTGATGTGGAGATTCCACTTGGAGTAATGACAATTGTTACAGGTGTTTCAGGTTCAGGTAAGAGCTCGCTTGTAAATGAGATACTTTATAAGAGGCTTGCACGAGACCTTAACAGAGCTAGATGTATCCCTGGTAAACATAAAGATATAGAGGGCCTTGACCAGGTTGATAAGGTTATAGCGATTGATCAGTCACCTATAGGAAGAACTCCAAGGTCTAACCCAGCTACATACACAGGAGTCTTTGATATGATAAGAGATCTTTTTGCCGGAACACCGGATGCTAAGGCAAGAGGCTACAAGAAGGGAAGATTTTCTTTTAACGTCAAAGGCGGAAGATGTGAAGCCTGCGGCGGAGATGGAATCATCAAGATTGAGATGCATTTCCTTCCGGATGTTTACGTCCCTTGTGAGGTGTGTGGCGGAAAGCGCTACAATCATGAAACTCTTGAGGTCAAGTACAAGGGAAAGAGCATATATGATGTACTTGATATGACAGTTGAAGAGGCTCTTGGCTTTTTTGAGAACGTCAAGACTATTAAACGTAAGATCCAGACCCTTTATGATGTGGGCCTTGGTTATATTAAGCTTGGACAGCCAAGTACTGAACTTTCAGGTGGAGAAGCTCAGCGAATCAAACTGGCTACAGAACTTAGCAGAGTTGGAACAGGCAAGACAGTTTACATTTTGGATGAACCTACTACGGGTCTTCATTTTGCCGATGTACAGAAACTTGTTAAGATCATGCATAAGCTGGTAGAACAGGGAAATACTGTTGTTGTTATAGAGCATAATCTCGATGTCATCAAGACCGGTGATTATATCATTGATATGGGACCTGAAGGCGGATCAGGAGGAGGTACAGTTGTTGTTAAGGGAACTCCTGAAGAGGTTGCCAAATGCAAAAAGTCATATACTGGTGCATATATTAAAAAAATGCTTAAGTAA
- the recD2 gene encoding SF1B family DNA helicase RecD2: MENENEVIKGYIEHFIYKNAENGYGVVNLISEDEEIVCTGNFKDADVGDNLEIQGTFVTHPVYGEQLKVTSFKVVLPDDAVSMQRYLGSGAIKGIGEALAARIVKKFGDDTFRIIEDEPERLAEIKGISEKKAIDIAVQMAEKREMRDAMIFLQQYGISNTLAVKIFSKYGSRIYSIIKENPYQLADDISGVGFKTADEIAGKVGIAVDSEYRIKSGILYCLLQASLDGNTYLPMEQLIDKTVEILSGGPGGVIDRDNVNTQISNLMMDKKLVCKNNDQIYSASYYYEEQGCAVMLEGLNLAEDVTADERQRYLDRIKDIETRRGVQLDDLQREAVLKSISNGIVIITGGPGTGKTTTINTIINYYAGEGLDIMLAAPTGRAAKRMTEATGYEARTIHRLLEVSGQVSDDDDGRQGGVHFEKNRENPLEADAIIIDEMSMVDIHLFYALLKALVPGTHLILVGDSSQLPSVGPGQVLKDLIGSGKFPTIILQKIFRQAEESDIVMNAHRIHNGERPVIDNKSKDFFFLERDDSNVIYKHMIQLIRDKLPGYVGAESYDLQVLTPMRKGPLGAIQLNLVLQEYLNPPDASKKEHAYGDQVIREGDKVMQIRNNYQAQWEVMGKYNVPIDSGMGIFNGDMGIVREINEYSQEVVVEYDEHRRVRYPFSDLDEIELSYAITIHKSQGSEYPAVIMPILGGPRMLLNRNLLYTAVTRAKNTVCILGSSQTLFNMVDNEQQLKRYTGLKDRILDIFNASEC, from the coding sequence ATGGAAAATGAGAACGAAGTAATAAAAGGATATATTGAGCATTTTATTTACAAGAACGCCGAGAATGGTTATGGGGTTGTTAATCTGATCTCAGAGGATGAAGAAATTGTCTGTACAGGTAATTTCAAGGATGCAGATGTTGGAGACAATCTTGAGATACAGGGGACTTTTGTAACTCATCCTGTTTATGGAGAACAGCTTAAGGTAACAAGCTTTAAAGTTGTCCTTCCTGATGATGCTGTTTCTATGCAGCGCTATCTTGGATCTGGAGCCATTAAGGGAATTGGAGAGGCTCTTGCGGCCCGCATTGTTAAAAAGTTTGGTGATGATACCTTCAGGATAATAGAGGATGAGCCTGAACGCCTTGCGGAAATCAAAGGAATCAGTGAAAAGAAGGCAATTGACATTGCCGTTCAAATGGCAGAGAAAAGAGAAATGCGTGATGCCATGATATTTTTGCAGCAATACGGCATCAGCAATACTCTTGCAGTTAAGATCTTTAGTAAATACGGCAGCAGGATTTATTCAATTATTAAGGAAAACCCATACCAACTAGCTGATGATATAAGCGGAGTAGGATTCAAGACAGCTGATGAGATTGCCGGTAAGGTAGGAATAGCAGTAGATTCTGAGTATCGCATCAAGTCGGGGATATTGTATTGTCTTTTACAGGCATCTCTTGATGGCAATACTTATTTGCCAATGGAGCAGCTGATAGATAAGACTGTAGAAATCTTATCAGGAGGCCCTGGGGGAGTGATAGACAGGGATAATGTGAACACACAGATCAGCAACCTCATGATGGACAAAAAACTTGTCTGCAAGAATAATGACCAGATATACTCTGCAAGTTATTACTATGAGGAGCAGGGGTGCGCCGTGATGCTGGAAGGACTGAACCTTGCAGAAGATGTCACGGCAGATGAAAGACAGCGATATCTTGATAGGATCAAGGATATAGAAACAAGACGGGGAGTGCAGCTTGATGACCTGCAAAGAGAGGCGGTTTTAAAGAGTATCTCTAATGGTATTGTCATTATTACCGGAGGTCCCGGAACCGGTAAGACTACAACTATCAACACTATCATCAATTATTATGCCGGAGAGGGGCTTGATATTATGCTTGCTGCGCCTACAGGAAGGGCAGCTAAGAGAATGACGGAAGCTACCGGGTATGAGGCAAGAACAATACACAGACTTCTTGAGGTCTCAGGACAGGTAAGTGATGATGATGACGGTCGCCAGGGAGGCGTTCATTTTGAAAAGAACAGGGAAAATCCTCTTGAAGCCGACGCGATAATAATCGACGAGATGTCTATGGTCGATATTCATCTCTTTTATGCACTGCTAAAAGCACTTGTACCGGGGACTCATCTTATTCTTGTGGGAGACAGTTCACAGCTACCAAGCGTAGGACCTGGACAAGTCCTCAAGGATCTTATTGGAAGCGGGAAATTTCCGACTATTATTCTGCAAAAGATATTCAGACAGGCAGAAGAAAGTGACATTGTTATGAATGCGCACAGAATCCACAATGGTGAAAGGCCTGTTATTGATAACAAGAGCAAGGATTTCTTTTTCCTGGAAAGAGATGACAGTAATGTTATTTACAAACATATGATACAGCTGATAAGAGACAAGCTTCCAGGGTATGTCGGGGCAGAATCTTATGATCTGCAGGTTCTTACTCCTATGCGCAAAGGGCCTCTTGGAGCAATACAGCTAAATCTTGTCCTTCAGGAATACTTAAATCCGCCTGATGCGTCCAAAAAAGAGCATGCATATGGTGATCAGGTTATTCGTGAAGGGGACAAGGTCATGCAGATCAGGAACAACTATCAGGCCCAGTGGGAAGTAATGGGCAAATACAATGTTCCGATTGATTCCGGAATGGGTATCTTTAATGGCGATATGGGAATTGTAAGAGAGATTAATGAGTATTCACAGGAAGTGGTGGTTGAATACGATGAGCACAGACGCGTCAGATATCCGTTTTCGGATCTGGATGAAATTGAGCTCTCTTATGCCATTACAATACATAAATCTCAGGGAAGCGAGTACCCGGCGGTTATAATGCCTATTTTAGGTGGCCCGAGAATGTTACTTAACAGAAATCTTTTATATACAGCAGTGACTAGAGCTAAGAACACAGTCTGTATTTTGGGGAGCAGTCAGACTCTTTTTAATATGGTGGATAATGAGCAGCAGCTCAAAAGGTACACGGGACTAAAGGATAGGATATTAGATATTTTTAATGCTTCAGAGTGTTAG
- a CDS encoding flagellar hook-basal body protein: protein MVRSLWSAATGMNAQQTNVDTISNNLANVNTAGYKAQGAQFKSLLYQELQTVTTTANGAPKPVTSQVGLGTRVASINQYFKQGSFLTNDNPAAMAISGDGFFGYLGSDGTSKYYTRNGNFSWALSEAGGTTLVLTTAEGNKVMDINGAEITVDGNRVASRITIGGDGKIYYPDDAGVPQDLGKQIGLWQFPNREGLERIGSVAFQETPASGAAINENTAAAGIKKSEIVQGYLEGSNVNVATEMVNLIVAQRAYEMNSTAIQTTDEMMQTANGLKR from the coding sequence ATGGTAAGAAGCTTATGGTCCGCTGCAACGGGTATGAATGCCCAGCAGACGAATGTTGATACTATATCTAATAACCTGGCCAATGTTAATACAGCAGGATACAAGGCACAAGGTGCTCAGTTTAAATCTCTCCTTTATCAGGAACTTCAGACAGTTACAACTACAGCTAATGGCGCTCCCAAGCCTGTTACTTCACAGGTTGGTTTGGGTACCAGAGTTGCGTCCATAAATCAGTATTTTAAGCAGGGATCTTTTTTGACAAATGATAACCCTGCGGCTATGGCTATCAGCGGAGATGGATTCTTTGGATACCTTGGAAGCGATGGGACATCCAAATATTATACAAGAAATGGTAACTTTAGCTGGGCTTTATCTGAGGCGGGCGGAACAACTCTTGTACTGACGACTGCTGAAGGAAATAAAGTTATGGACATCAACGGTGCTGAAATTACAGTTGATGGTAACAGAGTTGCCAGCAGAATCACAATTGGCGGTGATGGTAAAATCTATTATCCTGATGATGCAGGTGTTCCACAGGATCTTGGTAAGCAGATTGGATTATGGCAGTTTCCTAACAGAGAAGGTCTTGAAAGAATAGGAAGTGTTGCATTCCAGGAGACTCCGGCTAGCGGAGCAGCAATAAACGAGAATACTGCGGCAGCAGGAATCAAGAAGAGCGAAATTGTTCAGGGATATCTTGAAGGCTCAAATGTTAACGTAGCTACTGAAATGGTTAACCTTATAGTTGCTCAGAGAGCATATGAGATGAATTCAACAGCTATCCAGACTACAGATGAGATGATGCAGACGGCTAACGGCCTTAAGAGATAA
- the cdaA gene encoding diadenylate cyclase CdaA, producing the protein MDFLFDINRTTLHMPTIRFFDVLEIFIIAFLVYHILVWAKDTRLWSLLKGVIVIVVFILIAAIFNMSTILWIVEKVIGIAITAMVVILQPELRKALEELGRKNFFANLFAIGDGRTEERFSDKTLNEITRACVEMGKVRTGALIVIEQNHPLTEYERTGIDVDGIVTSQLLINIFEHNTPLHDGAVIIRGNRITSATCYLPLSDNMGIGKELGTRHRAGIGVSEATDSLTIIVSEETGKISVAYEGELERAVDSDRLRERLRLLQNKHKTEAPVKHFARKARAKK; encoded by the coding sequence ATGGATTTTCTCTTTGATATTAACAGAACAACTTTACATATGCCTACTATCAGGTTCTTTGATGTACTGGAAATATTTATTATTGCATTTTTGGTATATCACATTCTGGTTTGGGCCAAAGATACCAGACTATGGTCCCTGTTAAAAGGGGTCATAGTTATTGTTGTGTTTATTCTTATAGCAGCAATATTCAATATGTCTACTATTTTGTGGATTGTTGAAAAGGTTATTGGTATCGCTATTACAGCCATGGTTGTTATTTTGCAGCCTGAGCTTCGTAAGGCGCTGGAAGAACTGGGAAGAAAGAACTTTTTTGCCAATCTTTTTGCTATTGGTGATGGAAGAACAGAGGAGAGATTCTCTGACAAAACACTTAATGAGATAACAAGAGCCTGTGTTGAAATGGGTAAGGTAAGGACTGGTGCTCTTATAGTTATTGAACAGAATCATCCTCTTACAGAGTATGAACGAACTGGAATTGATGTGGATGGTATAGTTACCAGCCAGCTTCTCATAAATATTTTTGAGCATAATACCCCACTACATGATGGCGCTGTCATCATCAGAGGAAACAGGATAACATCAGCTACATGTTATCTGCCACTTTCAGACAATATGGGAATTGGAAAAGAGCTTGGAACAAGACACCGTGCAGGAATCGGAGTGTCTGAGGCAACAGATTCCCTTACAATAATTGTGTCAGAAGAAACAGGCAAAATCAGTGTTGCATATGAGGGAGAACTTGAAAGAGCTGTTGATAGTGACAGATTGCGCGAGCGCTTGAGACTTCTTCAGAATAAGCATAAAACTGAAGCTCCGGTCAAGCATTTTGCCAGAAAGGCCAGGGCTAAGAAATGA
- a CDS encoding flagellar protein produces the protein MNLRNCARCGKMFNYIGGQPICDPCKKAIEEDFQKVKQYIVDNPRAGLKQIAEDNQVTTKQIQQWIREERLMFTSDSPIQLQCENCGQLIQTGRFCAKCKGSMANNLNQTFAKPQPQIQQPVKKEQKAGMRFLDT, from the coding sequence ATGAACTTACGGAATTGTGCAAGATGCGGTAAAATGTTTAATTACATCGGAGGTCAGCCTATTTGCGATCCTTGTAAGAAAGCGATAGAAGAAGATTTCCAAAAAGTAAAGCAGTACATTGTCGATAATCCGCGTGCAGGGCTCAAGCAGATCGCTGAGGATAATCAGGTTACTACTAAGCAGATTCAGCAGTGGATCAGAGAAGAGCGACTCATGTTTACAAGTGATTCTCCAATTCAGCTTCAGTGCGAGAATTGTGGACAGCTTATTCAGACAGGAAGATTTTGTGCTAAATGTAAGGGATCAATGGCGAACAATCTGAATCAGACTTTCGCTAAACCTCAGCCTCAGATACAGCAGCCGGTCAAAAAAGAACAGAAGGCTGGAATGCGCTTCCTGGATACATAA